One Streptococcus gallolyticus subsp. gallolyticus DSM 16831 DNA window includes the following coding sequences:
- a CDS encoding MetQ/NlpA family ABC transporter substrate-binding protein codes for MKLKKLFGLASVAFASTVLLAACGSSSSSSSSDDTTLKVGIMTLDDATEPLWDKVKELAEDKGVKIELVEFTDYNQPNEALQNGEIDVNAFQHKYFLSNWNSENDGTLVEVADTLLSPIRLFSGTDSDGDAKYTDVSDIPDKGTISIPNDASNESRALYLLQSAGLIELDVSGDELATIKNISSNPKNLDIKEVDAAQTASTLTSVDAAVINNSYAQSADVDYDTTLYKEAVDENSNQWINVIAAQKGWKKSDKADAIKTLVSVYQTDEVGKIIEEASDGADIPAWDGATTSSSSSDDD; via the coding sequence ATGAAATTGAAAAAATTATTTGGATTAGCTAGCGTAGCTTTTGCGTCAACAGTCTTGTTGGCAGCATGTGGAAGTTCTTCAAGTTCATCATCTTCTGATGACACAACACTTAAAGTTGGTATCATGACTTTGGATGATGCAACAGAACCACTTTGGGACAAAGTTAAAGAATTGGCAGAAGACAAAGGCGTTAAGATTGAACTTGTTGAATTTACAGATTACAATCAACCAAACGAAGCTCTTCAAAATGGCGAAATTGATGTCAATGCTTTCCAACACAAATATTTCTTGAGCAACTGGAATTCTGAAAATGATGGAACTTTGGTAGAAGTTGCTGATACGCTTCTTAGTCCAATTCGTCTCTTCTCAGGAACTGACAGCGACGGTGATGCAAAATACACTGACGTTAGTGATATTCCAGATAAAGGAACTATTTCAATTCCTAATGACGCTTCAAATGAAAGCCGTGCCCTCTACCTTCTTCAATCTGCAGGTTTGATTGAATTAGACGTTTCTGGTGATGAATTGGCTACAATTAAAAACATTTCATCAAATCCGAAAAACTTAGATATTAAAGAAGTTGATGCTGCTCAAACTGCTTCTACATTGACATCAGTTGATGCTGCAGTTATTAACAACTCTTATGCTCAATCTGCTGATGTTGACTATGACACAACACTTTACAAAGAAGCTGTTGATGAAAACTCAAATCAATGGATTAACGTTATTGCAGCCCAAAAAGGTTGGAAAAAATCAGACAAAGCTGATGCTATCAAAACTTTAGTTTCTGTTTACCAAACAGACGAAGTCGGAAAAATCATCGAAGAAGCTTCAGACGGTGCTGATATTCCTGCATGGGATGGCGCAACAACATCTTCATCATCTTCTGATGACGATTAA